One window of the Equus caballus isolate H_3958 breed thoroughbred chromosome 2, TB-T2T, whole genome shotgun sequence genome contains the following:
- the IFT25 gene encoding intraflagellar transport protein 25 homolog isoform X1 yields the protein MACQMVPCPHPGSEPANPRPPKQNLSQSLCIDIYFGLCPISTRPERRVQHFKMRKVDLCLSSEGAEVILATSSDEKHPPENMIDGNPETFWTTTGMFPQEFIICFHKHVRIERLVIQSYFVQTLRIEKSTSKEPVDFEQWIERDLVHTEGQLQNEEIMARDGHATYLRFIIMSAFDHFASVHSISAEGTALSNLS from the exons atggcttgccagatggtgccatgtccacacccaggatctgaaccagcgaaccccaggccgccaaagcagaat CTTTCCCAGTCACTTTGCATCGATATATATTTTGGTTTGTGCCCCATCTCAACCAGACCAGAGAGGAGG GTTCAGCACTTTAAGATGAGAAAAGTTGATCTCTGTTTGAGCTCTGAAGGGGCTGAAGTGATTTTAGCTACATCAAGTGATGAAAAACACCCACCTGAAAATATGATTGATGG GAATCCAGAAACATTTTGGACCACCACAGGAATGTTTCCCCAAGAATTCATTATTTGTTTTCACAAACATGTAAGGATTGAAAGGCTTGTAATCCAAAGTTACTTTG TGCAGACTTTGAGGATTGAAAAGAGCACATCTAAAGAGCCCGTTGATTTTGAGCAATGGATTGAAAGAG ATCTAGTACACACAGAAGGGCAgcttcaaaatgaagaaattatg GCACGTGATGGACATGCCACTTACTTGAGATTCATTATTATGTCAGCCTTCGACCATTTTGCATCTGTACATAGCATTTCTGCAGAGGGCACAGCACTCTCAAATCTTTCTTAG
- the IFT25 gene encoding intraflagellar transport protein 25 homolog isoform X2, which yields MACQMVPCPHPGSEPANPRPPKQNVQHFKMRKVDLCLSSEGAEVILATSSDEKHPPENMIDGNPETFWTTTGMFPQEFIICFHKHVRIERLVIQSYFVQTLRIEKSTSKEPVDFEQWIERDLVHTEGQLQNEEIMARDGHATYLRFIIMSAFDHFASVHSISAEGTALSNLS from the exons atggcttgccagatggtgccatgtccacacccaggatctgaaccagcgaaccccaggccgccaaagcagaat GTTCAGCACTTTAAGATGAGAAAAGTTGATCTCTGTTTGAGCTCTGAAGGGGCTGAAGTGATTTTAGCTACATCAAGTGATGAAAAACACCCACCTGAAAATATGATTGATGG GAATCCAGAAACATTTTGGACCACCACAGGAATGTTTCCCCAAGAATTCATTATTTGTTTTCACAAACATGTAAGGATTGAAAGGCTTGTAATCCAAAGTTACTTTG TGCAGACTTTGAGGATTGAAAAGAGCACATCTAAAGAGCCCGTTGATTTTGAGCAATGGATTGAAAGAG ATCTAGTACACACAGAAGGGCAgcttcaaaatgaagaaattatg GCACGTGATGGACATGCCACTTACTTGAGATTCATTATTATGTCAGCCTTCGACCATTTTGCATCTGTACATAGCATTTCTGCAGAGGGCACAGCACTCTCAAATCTTTCTTAG
- the IFT25 gene encoding intraflagellar transport protein 25 homolog isoform X3 encodes MVDKRMKQYSASLVIMVQHFKMRKVDLCLSSEGAEVILATSSDEKHPPENMIDGNPETFWTTTGMFPQEFIICFHKHVRIERLVIQSYFVQTLRIEKSTSKEPVDFEQWIERDLVHTEGQLQNEEIMARDGHATYLRFIIMSAFDHFASVHSISAEGTALSNLS; translated from the exons ATGGTCGATAAACGCATGAAACAGTATTCAGCCTCACTAGTAATCATG GTTCAGCACTTTAAGATGAGAAAAGTTGATCTCTGTTTGAGCTCTGAAGGGGCTGAAGTGATTTTAGCTACATCAAGTGATGAAAAACACCCACCTGAAAATATGATTGATGG GAATCCAGAAACATTTTGGACCACCACAGGAATGTTTCCCCAAGAATTCATTATTTGTTTTCACAAACATGTAAGGATTGAAAGGCTTGTAATCCAAAGTTACTTTG TGCAGACTTTGAGGATTGAAAAGAGCACATCTAAAGAGCCCGTTGATTTTGAGCAATGGATTGAAAGAG ATCTAGTACACACAGAAGGGCAgcttcaaaatgaagaaattatg GCACGTGATGGACATGCCACTTACTTGAGATTCATTATTATGTCAGCCTTCGACCATTTTGCATCTGTACATAGCATTTCTGCAGAGGGCACAGCACTCTCAAATCTTTCTTAG
- the IFT25 gene encoding intraflagellar transport protein 25 homolog isoform X4 produces MRKVDLCLSSEGAEVILATSSDEKHPPENMIDGNPETFWTTTGMFPQEFIICFHKHVRIERLVIQSYFVQTLRIEKSTSKEPVDFEQWIERDLVHTEGQLQNEEIMARDGHATYLRFIIMSAFDHFASVHSISAEGTALSNLS; encoded by the exons ATGAGAAAAGTTGATCTCTGTTTGAGCTCTGAAGGGGCTGAAGTGATTTTAGCTACATCAAGTGATGAAAAACACCCACCTGAAAATATGATTGATGG GAATCCAGAAACATTTTGGACCACCACAGGAATGTTTCCCCAAGAATTCATTATTTGTTTTCACAAACATGTAAGGATTGAAAGGCTTGTAATCCAAAGTTACTTTG TGCAGACTTTGAGGATTGAAAAGAGCACATCTAAAGAGCCCGTTGATTTTGAGCAATGGATTGAAAGAG ATCTAGTACACACAGAAGGGCAgcttcaaaatgaagaaattatg GCACGTGATGGACATGCCACTTACTTGAGATTCATTATTATGTCAGCCTTCGACCATTTTGCATCTGTACATAGCATTTCTGCAGAGGGCACAGCACTCTCAAATCTTTCTTAG